In Eriocheir sinensis breed Jianghai 21 chromosome 59, ASM2467909v1, whole genome shotgun sequence, the genomic stretch cttctttcttgtcttcgtttccttcccttcttcttccttccttatcttcttttcctttcctccttttcttatcattattttcttgctccttttgttgttgtttgtccttCTCtagtatcctttttttttttttttttttttttttttttactctgctgcctgtcctcctcctcctcctcctcctcctcccctcctcctccttgtcccgtTTGTCttaatctcttttttcctctttttactaatCCACCTGATGAtcgcctcttatcttcctcttccatgtcCCGTTTCTGTgtcctaatcttccttttcttgctctttttactAATCCACCTGTaagttatcttctttttcctcctcctcttcctcctctgcgctcctcctcctcctcctccccttgttttctcattcaatctcttttttatcttaattttgtaTGCAAGTCTTTTTCTTTGCCCATTGTTCCgcgttttgtataattttttccttctcttttgtttcattttatcCTTCAATACGTTTCCTCAGGGTAATTGTATGCAGGGAGGGCGTTGTGGCGTCTATTGTTTGGCGGGTTCCTTCATctatgctttccttccctccctccttccttcctccctctctctttctattttctttttttactatttctttctctctctggctttCATTTTCTTCGCTTTCTATATAATTAAacttttttctctgtatttttctttcgtttttctttccttccttcattcctctttattattttttgtctgtttctttatattcctctttcatttcttatttatctaacctttcttctttcatttccctttgtttattctctccttccttctttactgtttattatctttttttctgtatttttttcttcctctttcattctctcattttttatttatccatccttttttctttcctttctctttgtttattctttccttccttccttccttcctttatatattcactttcgttttctctgtatttctttcttttcctctttcactctttccttttctatgtacattttcgtttttctttctcttctcccttttggttattctttccttccttccttcctatttctatttccttttattcgtatttctttctcttcctctttcactctttccttctttatctaccctttcgtttttctttcttctctccctttcgctcatttccttccttcctatgtctatttccttttatttgcatttctttctcttcctttttcagtcTTTGGTTTCCTGTTTTTCTATCCCTCCTTTCATTATGTTAttacttgctcttcttcttcttctcttactatttatcatttatcttatttcttcttcattttgtgtaattcttcttttcttcaatcatattttctcttcattcttttatttgttttctttctatcatttatttctcttatttattatttctttctttttctcttatatatgtgttatttatctttctgtgtgtgtgtgtgtgtgtgtgtgtgtgtgtgtgtgtgtgtgtgtgttatgtggttACTACGGGCACGGGGAATCGATTTATGTCAAGGGCATGAGGGTTGGGTGCTACTCAcatgacggggaggaggaggaggaggaggaggaggaggagaagtaggaggaggaggaggaggttgaggtgaaGGTAAGCGAAGAGATAACATGAAGCCATGGacgaaggaggggggaaggaagaggaggaggaggggaaggagttgggggaggaggaggaggaggggttggagaaggaggaggagggaaggcaaaaactgtgggaagaggaggagaagaagagtaagaagaggaagacgaagaaggagaagaagaagaagaagaagaagaagaagaagaagaagaagaagaagaagagagtaaagaagaaattcaaagaagaagaagaagaaaaagaggaagaagaagaaaagggtaaagaagaaatacaaagaagatgaagaagaagagggaaaagaagaaatacacagaagaagaagaagaagaagaagaagaagaagaagaaggtgcaCAGTAGTAATCATCTCTTTCAAGCTGGCAACCCTaccgtggaagaggaggaggaggaggaggaccacaaTCAGGCGAAAAAAGAACAATGGTTTCACTACTGaataataggagaggaaggaagaagaagaagaagaagaagaaaaaaaaagggaaagaagagaagaaggagaaggagtaggaggagaagaagaaggaagaggaggaggaggagataattttTTTACAGTAGTCAAGCCTCAAGTATAAGAAAGATGACAAtgagcgaaggaggagaaggaggaagaagaggaagaggaggaggaggaggaagaggaggagaagacaggtaTCCATGATCAACCAACACACCTGACTTTGCTTTTGcctaggctcctcctcctcctcctccatttacctcctctatctctctctctctccttccttccatctctctccattagTCCACATCgctgtcctcctcctcacacacacacacacacacacgcgcgcgcacagaATCGGCaagaggataaaaataaaataaatgaataaatataataaacaaagaTTACCCCAAggcgctagagagagagagagagagagagagagaccactaccaccaccaacactgtcACCCTTCTCCCACTCCTCAACTTGCcaagccctccctctctccctcccaatctccctctctctcttctctccctctccctctatctccctctccctccctatctcccttctctccctcttctctcccagcTGACGCAACCTGCTCCTCTGTTCTTACACCCTTAGGCGgagcaagatgaggaggaggaggaggaggaggaggaggaggcgagaaaagAAGGACGGAGGTTGAGGAGCCATGTAGGATTTAGAGGTAGCGGGaggtaagggggaagaggaggaggaggaggaagaataaactgGAGAGAGCTGGATGGAGAGagagcatggaggtagaattgagagagagagagagagagagagagagagagagagagagagagagagagagagagagaagaagaagaaagtgttgatagaagagaagaggaacaaggaagaggtaagtgatgggaggaagagaggaacaaggaagaggaggaggaggaggaggagaagaacaatgagaagggagaggaaaaaagaagagaggattaATGAGGTAAATCAAAGGTAAGATTTTGCAAGacaggtaattctctctctctctctctctctctctctctctctctctctctctctctctctctctctctctctctctctctctctctctctctctctctctctcacattcaggGGTGACTTTGGAtctaaaaataagagaaaacaacaacaaaaaaaagtgtattattttatttgaatttctctcgagggcaaaaaaaggaaagaaaaaaaaataaagattgacACGCCTTTGTAAGAGATCGCTttaggtgttctctctctctctctctctctctctctctctctctctctctctctctcgctctctctctctctctctctctctctctctctctctctctctctctcacacacacacacacacacacacacacacacacacacacacacacacttcccaaaCGCACTtgaacaaccaaaaaaaaaaaaaagaaactgcatTCAAGGcctttacatgtgtgtgtgtgtgtgtgtgtgtgtgtgtgtgtgtttacttttccCTGTGTCTCTGTTATGTCCTAAATTCTTAATCTTATAACCTTTCTGCCTATTGATAAGACTGAAGGTAAATATAGAAAGTCGGTAATGAGCTTTGGTTGGCAGGTTAATTTGTGTTTACCTGCATGGCTTGCCTGGCCGAGCTCACCTGGTAACAGCGCCAAGGTGAGCCCAGGTGTGTCATGCGCCTTCAATAACCTCCacgtggaagaaggagaggggggagaaggaggaaaaagaggaggagggggtgaagtaaataggaaagaggggaataggaggaggaggaggttgtgaaagATGGTGAAAGATAAAtacgaggaaagaagaggaggaggaaaatgaggagatgaagtggagaggaaagagaggaaaaggagaggaggaaaaatgagaacgagaagatgaagtagaggagaaggagaggaggaaaatgagaacgaGGAGATGAAGTataggagaggaaacagaggaggaggaaaaaggagaacgaggagaggaaagagaggaagagaaaaagaggaggaggaaaaaggagaacgaggagatgaagtagaggagagggaacagaggaagagaaggagacgaggagggaaaaggagaacgagaagataaagtaaaggaaagagaggaagagaaagagaggaggaggaaaaatgagaacaaggagatgaagtggaggagaagaaagagaggaagagaaggagacgaggagggaaagggagaacaaggaggtgaaggggagaggaggaaacaggggaaaagaggaaggttgTGAAATATGTTGAATGtatgaaagataaagaggaagaaagaaaaggaggaggaagaggaagaggaggaggaggttgtgagagATGGtaaatgtatgaaaagaaagataaataaggagaagaagaggaaggagaagacacagaaggaggagaagaagacaatAAGACAGaacgaaaatgaagacaaagaaacaagaggagaagacggaggaggaggaaaagatggaggaggaggaggagcaggaggaggaggaggagaaggagggaaaatttgtgatgataaatgatgatgatgacacacacacacacacacacacacacacacacacacacacacacacacacattgactcaGCACCCCCCCTTTACCCTCCACACCTCagcaacaaagaggaggaggaggaggaggaggaggaaggtgaaggaaaggtacaGTCATCATAATAGACCATCAGtgagtcatcgtcatcatcatcattttcattattatagtcatttttttttgttgttttcttgtttttcttatcctTTATTTATGTTCTTTATGCTCCTATTGTTCTTgattaccttttcttcttctttttcttcttcttcctcttcttcttcttctttgttatctttttctcccctttcgtctttttcctattcttgttcttattccttagtcaaacctacacacacacacacacacacacacacacacataaacacacgaaGAAAATGTATTGACTGTTGTTACgtatcctcgtgtgtgtgtgtgtgtatgtgtgcgtgtgtgtgtgtgtgtgtgtgtgtgtgtgtgtgtgtgtgtgtcctaacctGTGATTTGGGTTGCTTTGGGCGGAGGCAGGTATGAGAACAAGCACGTAGGCAACCTGATGTccctttgttttagtttttttatgaTTTCAAAGTCTTTAGTGTCAACATCACCATTCATGACAAAAGAAAGGAGCAAGAactgaaagaggaagataagaatgatgacgacgatgatgataaggaggaggaggaggaggaggaggagctgtataAATGTAGCCAAATAACAAGATATATATTATTGAAAGACCaaggtaaaaataataaaaatgatgatgatgatgatccttATACAtgtaaccaagaaaaaaaaaagtggagtacccccccaaaaaaaaaataaaaaaattaggtATATTAAtgtaagaggaagataaaactattgataatgatgatgatctgAACAGGTAGCCTAAAAACGAGGTACATTTGCATCAGGGCAGGTGAGGTGGACGCGTTAAGGACAGGTGGGGCAAGACAGGAAGACGGACGGACAGGTAAGGCGGGCTGACGAAATACTGTCACACCTGGACTCAGAATGTCACCAGTGTTGCCAGcacaaagaaagagataaaatatAGTTTCGCCGTTAATCGATTTCCTAAGATTTCACGTTCCAGTTTTATAcgtttattgattttattgtaagCTGAAATCATTAGTCATTATCGCTTCTGCTgttatttctattgttattttaCTTCAATTTACGTGTTCCTTATTTAATTCACATATATTTTCGTTTCATCCCagtgagcagtgagtagcggggggttttttattgttttttttttttttttttttttaactgtttcctctactgtaaaaaatgaaaaaatcccAAGCTAAACCTTACTtaatcagtattagtattattagctCTGTATGATACGTTTTAGCTCAAttatctttatttaattttccagCTATTGTGAACCCAAACGTTTATTATTACTAACACTATGATTACTAGTTTTGCATTATATTATACGATCTtagtctttcatccttttttttttatctattcaccATACTAAGCTGAACCTAAACTATTACAatcattataactatcaccattaTTATAGCCTTGCCCAGCCCAGCCAACTAACATGAAGCTTTactagaattattattattatcgacaTCTTCAGTTCTCgctattaatctttttttccatttaagCTGAACCTaaagctattattattttttttttttaccctagcCAAGCCTTGACCTGCCTAGCCTTGCCCCGCCAACTATCGTGAAGCTCAACTATCATTATGGATTCTACAGTTCTAGCTCTATCATCTATTATCCCATCTAAGCTGAACCTATAACTATTATCATTTTAGTTTTTTTACCCTAGCCAAGCCTTAACCTGCCTAGCCTTGCCCCGCCAACTATCGTGAAGCTCAACTATCATTATGGATTCTACAGTTTTAGCTCTTTATCATCTATTTTTCCAACTTAGCTGAATCTAAACTATTATCCTTTTATTGGCATTATTATAGCCTTGAACGGCCCAGCCCAGCCTTGCCAACTAACGTGAAGCTAaacttattttcatcattattgtaTTTACAGTTTTACCTTCATCGTTTATTTTTCTAACTAAGCTGAATCTAaaccattaccattattataCCCTTGCCTAACGTGAGCCTAAACTACCATTATTGCATTCTACAGTTTCACCTTTATCATGTTTTTCTAACTAAGCTAAATCTAAACTATTAATATTACCATTTTactagcattctctctctctctctctctctctctctctctctctctctctctctctctctcttgcctaaaATGAGCCTAAACTACCATTATTGCATTCTACAGTTTCAGCTAGGTATTTTGATCATCTCTTTTTCCAACTATAAGCTAAATCTaaactattactatcattatcttaCTAGAATTATCATACCCTTGCCTAACGTGATCCTAAACTACCATTATTGCATCATCTCGATCATCTATTTTTCCAACTAAGCTACATCAAAACTTATTACTTTTACCATTTTACTaacattttctctcccttgcctAACGTGATCCTAAACTAACATTATTGCATCATCTCGATCACCTATTTTTCCATCTACCGTGAACCTAGACTATAATCAGTTTCttagcctcgcctcgcctcgcccagcCTTCCCTTGCCCCGCCTCGGCCGCCCCCTTGAGCGTCGGTACAGGGCTGAGGCGGCTGACGACACTGCCTCTCGGGGTGAACAAAGACGGCCCAGGCTTCTGCAATGACCTTAATACTCGCTTTTCACGTGTTCCTCTCTTTACACGTATTTCCAACTCATTTCTTCTATATCAGCGTGTTCAGCGGCCTCATTTGCATCATTTGACGGGGTTGTGTTAGCGTGAGTTGTGTATTTGCGTAGATATCGGTGCTTTTTGTTGAATATTAGGGTGTTAAGGGTATCTCCCAGCAGGATGGCGCATGCGTATTCATGTTTCGCGGCCTCTGATAATGTTCCCACTGTGTTAATTTGCTTCATCCAGAGCCGGCGTCAGGACTTTATGCTGAAATTACATGACTTCTACATCTTCCCCCGTTTTAATTTCACGTATACGGTTCAGATTTTTAGTTTTGCGTTAGAATTTCGTACTACGTTGAGGTGGTAAAGCGTAAATCGTGCGCTGTGGCTTGTTTCCTAGCGGCTTGGGTGGCGGGGTGAGCGAAAAAGGTGAACGAAAACGCCTTAAAATTTTCGAGGCTTTGGCAGCGAGGGATTGCATCAAAGAGCGGACCCCGTCACCCGGTAGGCCAGTCACAGTCCAGACACGATAGGGCATAGACGCTCGCTGCTCTGATCCCTCACCAACCCGGGACAAAGACTTTACTCCGAGTGACACAGAACTTGCAGAGAACTTCACCATGGCACACCTCAAGGTTCTTACCCCAGGGGAATCCAACCTAGTGGATCTCCTCGGCCCACTCCCAACAGAAGAAGGTAAGAATTCATTTAGTTTTAGACATTTTTGGTTTTTCTTTAGTTCCCCGTCAAAGTTTTGCATGATGACCTcgcttcgctctctctctctctctctctctctctctctctctctctctctctctctctctctctcgcctgtttTTCTCTGTTGCCATGCTCAAGTCCTTCAtcattacattctctctctctctctctctctctctctctctctctctctctctctctctctctctctcgcagtggGGTAGAGctattattatatatatgtaaATCCGTTTCGCAAGTGGCCGTTGAAAAGTGAGGGTCAATTATTTCCatcttaccagagagagagagagagagagagagaagggggagttgGTTgctatgggaggagggaggagtgagggaagggttaAATCTCTCAACCCTTGTGCTTGcagtgcttgagagagagagagagagagagagagagagagagagagagagagagagatggcatagTTACATACATTAATATTTTAGTAagacacttttcttctttcttatgtagtagtagtagtaaagataacAGTAACAATCCTTAACTAATATTACCCAAACTTATTTGCCCTTAACTACTACTGCCAATACTAACACTAGCGCCCTTACCTCTTAAATAATAGCTAGGTAAGCAATAATAATCCTTTTACCAATGATgaaaaagtaatagtaataataacctaaccaccatcactaacctttttttttttcctcttttcctcagggCTAGTGGATGATGATGTGGAGGCActggaggtggacgaggagatgCTTGATGACCCCGTGGAGGTGCGGGCGTGGGCGGCGATGAGgcggagggtggaggaggagatcaaaCTCAACACCCACAACTCCATCGTGTACCCCCCACACCTCCTCGACCAGGTGGCAGAACACGTACTCGAGCTTTCCAAGGACGAGCCGTGTGGACTGAGGTGAGGATTTGTTGCCCtttcttcactatcatcatcatcagccaccTTCATCCCCCATCATTTCCCACCTACTTCACCTTCACTTAATCAGCTTCCTACATCACCATTATCTATTTTCACAACCATATTTTTGTTATACCTTTATTTAGTTATTATCATTGTCAGTTAGcactatcttcattatcttcattttcactATTACATTCACTTCTACCTTTTTTTGTTGCTTAGTCCAGAACTtgctggaactctctctctctctctctctctctctctctctctctctctctctctctctctctctcaacccccacCATCCCGTCAGATCCTGCTCCTacacgtcctccctccctcctctccctccctcccgctccctccccttcctcacccagaGCCTACCTCAATAcccctgtccctccccctccgtcctcctctccctcctcccttgtcgCCTCTCCCAGGTAACCCTTCGGCCTTGacatcatctccctcttcttcctcctcttcattcttagaTTCTTCCCTCTTGCTCAATCTATTCATTCTTCCTCtagtaattttccttttctttgctctatcatcatttttttttttttttttttttattctccactACAACACATAACATTTAACCACCACCATATAGCATTGTCTTGTATCATTGTTCTTATGTATTTAATTCTACTTTAAACCCATTTCACGTAATTAAccatctatttccttcttctacaGAGGCTGCGTGCTCTTCGTCGTGTATCAAGACCCTGAACTTGGTGAACAGCAGTTGGCCAAGATGAAGGCTGACAGGAACATGCCCTCCACCCACCTTCTCGTCCTCAAACTCAAGGCAGACCCCACCTCCTGGTACACCAAGATGGCCAGAATCTTCAGGTGAGAACGCGTCTTGATTTACCTGTTTATACCTGTCTCATTAGGGCATGTTCATTTGCTGACTTTATTCCATTTGGTTAGCTTTCTTTTTTGTCATCTATTTGTAGTTTTCTGGACTCAATTGTTGTTTTCTTGCTCCTTTTACTTGtctactttatttatttgttcgcTTAATTGTTAGTTGTGGAagttaaagtaaagaaaaactgtCTCGAGCAATTTACCACATTAACTCACTCTCGGTTCATGTCCTGTAGCTTCTGTTTCCTTCACGTGAGTCTAAacattatctcctttcttctacaGGTCATTGGGCAAGAGGAAAATGGTGGTGTCTCCCAAATACGAGTTGCTGAAGAAGAACTTTTATGATGACCCACAAGTCTTGATGGTTCAGTAGAGGCgacagcaggaggaagaagaggaggatggaggttgACAAGAAAAGCAacggaagagtgagagagagaaaggaagcaacaaAGAGGATTATACGATTAGAGAAAcctggaaaaagggaggaagagagaaggaagacttacaagaggaaggaaaacaaggagagaacggaagaaagagaaaccTACCCTCTAAACTGTGCTATATTTAGaggaaaggaattagaagagaaagaacaacgaAGCTGAAGAGAATTACAACTCGGCAACGAACGACATTTtaggaaagacaagaagaaaattgAAGTTGAAGTCTCATGGAagtttcacctccacctccacccacacctgaACGTACAAGATTGAGGAGTCTGAGCAGCAGTcacactttcatcatcaccatcatcatcacttatttttctaacattttgtatttatttttccctaACACGAGGCTCTCTcaaagcatcatcatcatcatcatctttatttcaCAACTGGAGACAATGTTAAGATAGACACTGACACTCGAATGAGGTTGAACGCCGAAGTTATGTTGTTTTTAACTTGGCTATACTGTTTTTTGTTCACTTTTACGTCAGTTCATTCATCACTCATCGTTATCACTTCAAGAGTACTCGAGGAGGTCGTATGAGGATCTCTCTACCCGTTTAGTTGATAAGGGAGAAGTGTGCTATGCGACACTTCTATAAATGTTGTAATCATCATTTGCTGGAATCAAACCCATTACAGTGAATTTACTAAAACAGTGAGAAAAATTACCTTaaacaaaaactacaaaaaagTTAATCATATACTATTAGATTTTCCAATTAAACAAAGTAAGCTTATGTTAAACTTTTCTACTGCAGAAGTACACACCAACTAGTTCTTAAGTTATTGTTACAAACGAACCATACAATACAATATAAGTTTTTTGATACGTAGTGTACTGAGACGACTAAGAAAAACTTGTacttgtatgtctgtatgtatgtatgcatgtttgTCTGTATACGTCCTTGTCGCCAACGCAGCGGAAAGTCGTGGGAGATGTTCCATATTCGCGATTTCCGTCTTCGCGTTGGCGCGGGACGAGCCCGTCACACACTCAAGGGCTGCTAGTCGGCACAATCGCCCCCTTGTGATAAAGCTGAACTTGTGATATTTttgtatttgaataaaaaaacCCGTACAAAGATTTTACCTGAACTACGATTTTAACTTTGTCCTTTCTGGGGGATAATACACAAGCATGGTAAATATAACTTGTGGGTAACGGGATAACTTTTGGATTTGTTGCTGATTATAGTATTTTAAATGATTTTGGTTGGACTGATATATTTAATTGTCTTCTGATGGAGAAGAATTTATACAGATGAACGAGAAAAATGCTTTCAGGTGTAGCAAACCATATACAGAAACTTGGAAGAGAGACTTGCAAAATGGGAAAACCGAATCAAAAgttaaagaaaactaataaaccAAACTTAACATGGTC encodes the following:
- the LOC126985485 gene encoding protein charybde-like, which produces MAHLKVLTPGESNLVDLLGPLPTEEGLVDDDVEALEVDEEMLDDPVEVRAWAAMRRRVEEEIKLNTHNSIVYPPHLLDQVAEHVLELSKDEPCGLRGCVLFVVYQDPELGEQQLAKMKADRNMPSTHLLVLKLKADPTSWYTKMARIFRSLGKRKMVVSPKYELLKKNFYDDPQVLMVQ